The region GTATCCCATCCCCCCTCGGGGTTCACATCTCCCTCATTTCCCCTCCTCTCCATTCAAACACTCAAGCCCATCCCCAATTGTACATCCAGGCCATGACACAGTGTTAACCCATGGGCCTTCTCCATCTTCCTCCCTTCTCcctcccccacctccccctcccTGTCCCACCGGCCCAGGAGAGGCTGCAGCGTGGGGTTGTTGTTGCTCCCTCGGTGGAGCTGCTGCGCCCGTATCTCGCTACCTTGGGAAGGTGGGGCACGCCGCCCTGCCCCTATTGAAAGCAGGGGGGCTCCTGAATGCTGAACCGTCAGACGTCCAGACCTGAGACGTAAACCTACCATGCCAGAGGACCTAAAGAGTGTATGAATCCAAATGCCTGAATCCAACTGTTCCTGAGCAACCCTCAGATCTTTGTATCTAAACAGGAGAAGATTACACCCCAGAGATACATGCCGATTTTACACTTTAAGAACATTGAATCATGTCCCAGACACAGTGGGATGTATCACGGAACCCACTACAGACTGCTGCTTGCTGCCTACTGATAAAGACGACCTGATTCTATACGAGGGCTAACTTCGTTTTACGGCTACATGTTGTGAATTGATGTGCTCCTAGTTTAAATCCTGCTCGATGGTCATCATTCAGCACTAAATCTATTCTGCACCTGAGGACCTGTGAAGTTGCTTCCCAGAGGAACTCAAGCCCTGATTGAACTTGATTGACTGTTGCTGCCTCCTTCAAGAAGGACATAGTTTGTTGGTAGTATCATTAGAGAGACAGTGAGGAAACTACCTGTGACACTATGTAACATCACTGGTAGAGTTTTCACTATTGCACTAAATGGAGTTTTGGTATaagtttttaaaaagttgtTACAGAAAGGAGGTTACTGTTTGTTCTGTTACTGTGAGAGAAGAGGCTGTTACTTTCTCTGAGGAGAAGCCAAAAGCTGCATTAACTTTTCTCTCCTGTTGCGTCTACTGTTTTGAGACCTCCTTTAAAGGAAATAGTGCAATGCATGACGCATTTGAATGCTTTCTACTGTACTAGTGTCCCTTTTGCTCCCTAAAAGTCTGACCTCTCCAGACTGACTGAAAGACTGATTGACAAAGAGCAGATGCAGAATATTCAAGTGTAATTCCTCATGCTGCCGTTGCTCTGTTTATATTCTGTATCAGTGAACCAGCTTTTCTCCTGACTACTGTTGTAAACATTGGTAGACTAATCATGCCATTATCTGTGCACTGCTCTGTGGCAAGTTGTAGCATCATtgagagtacacacacacacactgtatatttcTCACTGTCCTAAACTGTTACACGTTGACCTTATGTGTTCACATGCCAAGCAGATAGTGGATGTACACACTCAAACATGTCTTTCTATCTGTATACTCTTAATAGTTATGGGCACACAACCATTGTagcatatgtttgtgtgtggtttgtaGTTACCTTACACGTAAGGGATATGCTGACATTCAGCACTCATTGACGTTCAAAACAAAACCTGTGCTACTACTGAAGTCCAACACTTCCTGTcattagcccccccccccccatttgcTGTACAAATGTCTTTTTCCTATTTATATCTGATCAGCTATAAATCAACACTCATTTGACTTAGGTTTTATATCGTTTGTTCTCTCAACTCAAACTGCCATGCATGCATCttctgtgtactgtatgaggtgtttgaaatatttattaacaaaaatcCTATTTTATCTGAAAGATATGTTTGTATGAGGTACAAAAGGGAGCTTTAAGCTCATGCGGgtatgttttttctttcctgtGTGTGGGAGAACGTGTGTGCATGCCAAACAAgaaattgcacatttttaaagctttttagaTGAAGACtgtagttgatttttttttttttttttcaccttgtaAATACTTTTACAGCCTTTGTGAAGTTGTTTTGATTTGATGCTCTGTTCAAGTCGGTGTCAAAGTAAAAGACATATCAAATTATTTCTTGTCCTTTCACTTAAAATCtcacatttaacatttttcaaTTGCATATGCAtattaacatactgtacattttaacaTACCATACATTTGAAATTTAGGACCATCTCTGGCTTTGACACTACAGAACTAAACTGTTAATTCTGTGTAAAGACCATTTAGTATTTGAGTTTATATTTTGCTGAAAGTTGCATGCATTCAAGCAGCCATTAGTCAAACCAAACCGCTCTAAatgattgtgccaaaatataaAGATCAAGGTTTTAAATGAGTGCAAATTCAGTATCATCTACAAGAACTTCAACTTTTGACATGTAGTACATTTATTGCATAAACAGTTTCTTCTTACAAAACAGTTTAGCTCCAGGATTAATGAAGGGAAACAAAGACAGCCTTTTTGAGAAGTTGCttccaaaaaacaaaccaaGACAGAGACTCACCTACTCTCTGGTAGGAGAATTTATGAATCTTTTCAAGTCTGTTACTGGAGACAACTTCCATTTGTGATATGTACAGGTACTAGATGTCTGCTCAGGAATAGAGCATGGGGCAGCTCAGACAATGTATTTGTAGCTGTAGGTGGCATCACAGGACAACCTCATGCCCTTGCATCGACAACACAGGTCCTGGCGGTGAGGCCTCTTCATGTTAATGTGCCTCTGCTTCTTCTCACAGCTGCAGCAAGTCTGAGAGCAGCCCTGAGACACAGGGAAGAAGAGCAAGCATTCGGGATGTTTCTGACCCCTGTTTAAGGTTGCTCCAGTTTTaagaaatttgaaaaaaatttagAGACTTGATTACCAATTTACTCTTTGAGCAAGACAAGTAGATGTACCTTGCAGAGGATGGATTCCACTCTGTATGGGTTGAACCCCACCTGACACTTCCTGCAGAGCTGCTTATAGTACACCtgacaaaatacaaaaatatttaatcCACATTATTATGAATGCAGAATTTGCCAAACCTAAATCAGTGCATGCTAAACCATAGATTGCAGTAAACAATAACCTACCTTACTGGTTCCAGAGATGCACCACACATAAGCACTCTCCCACCGGATGTTGCACTTTTTGCAGTGGAAAAAGCCATACCTCTGCTCCAGGaactgaaatacagacaaattGTCATTGTCAAACATTTATTAAGTGTATTTCTATTACAGATTATTTTGagccattttattttaactaacTTAAATCATATTTATATGCATCATTTTGCATTGGCTTGTTTCTTTTAACTTTGATCTTATGTCTTATTTAAAACCTGTTGAATTGACTTGTTGAAAAGGTGCTAtaaattgaaaatgtgtttggaAACCTGCACCACCTAGGTAGAGAATGAACAAACATAAGAGTCTAAATGTGGGTCTTTGTTAGGCTACCTCTCGATCTTGATGCCCTGCTTGAAGGTTTCTTGTAAATCTAATTAAGACCTTCATTATGCAGTTTTCTGCATTTTGAGTTAATGTATTTAATCAAATTACAACACAGTCTTTATAGGCCTCAGTGTAGAAAAGAGGGGGACTTGCTAGGGACCTTAGTGTTCCTAagtgaaaaatatgtttaagtTATCACAGTGGCAATATGTGGATGTGAATCCAAGGAAAGTCGCGCTCTTCAGGGGTTCCTGAGAAACCCACCTGAAAGCTGGACCCCTTGGAAGACCTGTGGAAAGTTGGGTTGAAATCCTTCACCGTGTCCTCCCCACTGGGATCAGTCTCATCATGCTTGTCAGACTCTGCTTGTTCGGCGGCTTCAGCTTCTCCTCCACTTCCATCGTCATCACAGAGTTTCTTCTTGAAGATCCTGCGGTCAAACAACGGCGAGTAGATGGAAACGGGCCTCAGGAAACGCATGCTGCTCATTGGTGGCGTGTTGTACAGCGCCTTCCCTTCCGGTTTGAAAACCTCCGGGCTCTTGGGGGGCTTTGAGTACACGGCATGATCGCCCTCCAAGCAGAACAGTGTTTTGGGACCCAGCGAGCACTGCACGATTTTATCCACTTTGGCGTTCACTTGCACGCCGCACTCTTTGGTGTTCGCTTTCTTGAGTCGAGGGGGTAAACTGGGGTTGACCTGGGACAGGATGGCCTTGCAGAGATCCAGGTAGTTGAGGCCCTGGGGGGTCATGAAGCGGCCCTCTGTCTTTCCCCAGCCGCTGTCCTGAGCTGGGTGAGCCCACATCGGGTTAGCGCAGACATTGTACGGTGGAAGCGTGGACAGGAACCCCTCCATCCTGGAGCCATGAAACCAGTCCAAGTTCGCTCTGCTTGGATTTAAACCGTTGCCTTCTTGCAGCACTAATTGGTTGATTGAGAACAGGCCGTAGGCTGTAGGCCTACATCCTCCTATTGTGCTGCCATATTCAGAAATATTTAGGATTCTTTAGCTAGGTTTACAATGTTGTGTTAGAAAACAACCAACCAACATAGTTCTAAATTCTGTGGTTCATTTTAAATTATGAATATTAATTAGTCTTAAATGTTAGATCAAATAGCCAAATGTAGCTATAGGCCTAGGCTATAATTAATTTCAAGCAATGGGTTTATGTTCACGATTAAGGTCTGTGTAgattaaatgtctttttttcagcCTGAAAATATAAATCCACTGTTATTTAGCCTAGTTAAACCCTCTTTCAGCAGCAAAAGTTTAGCCTACTGCTGAAAACGGAGGCAATGTGCCCACTAATCTGTAGGCGTGCACCTCAAACAACTTTTATTAAATATGCTTTCAAGATAAACTTTCACACTTATTACTCTCTGGTTGACTATCAATGTATTTCTAATTTTATGCAGTATGGTGCTTTATTTGAGGGGCGAAAATCTGAAACATATTATATTGGAGGTACCCCTCTAGCTCATGTTGGCCAGAGACGCAGAAGCAAGTTTATCGATGTTCTGTAAACCAGTATGGCAAGTTCTTATGGTGGCTTAAAACCATGTCGATTTCTCAGAAGAATCAAGGAAATCAGCAATTAGTTCCGTTAATGACAAGTGTAGGCTAACCAAAATAAATGCACCTATAGTTTAGGCTACAAAAGGCACAGATGTTCTTGAATGGGAAAGTGTCATTTAAATGAATAGTTTAGCAGGGCAAGGAAAGGGAAAAGTGAAAGGCTCAGAGCATCTGAGAAAACGCTGTATGAAAAGAGGCACACTGACTTGATAAAATACTCTTTAAATAGACAGGGACATCTTTAGAATATGAATAGCACTATTGACAAGCAGCTAAATGGATCGTAAATAGGGTTTACTCGGAAGAAACATGAATGTCACCCTAATTAGAGCATTATGTTTGTTGCGACCCTGTCTAATTTATTAGATCATTTTCGCACACAATAAATACCTCATTTCAAACATTGTTGGTGCGTCCAAATGCTGTCGGAATACTGAGGTTTACATTTTAGATCGATAACTGAACAAGGCAGTAAAGTAAACTGTCAAAATGGCTGTGATGCATGATGTGCTGGTTTAATATCGTATGCCTGTTTCAAAGGaactaatgcttttttttaaggTAGCATAATATATATGCCTATTACAATTAACCACTGAGCAGCATTGGGTAAACAAACCCCGCTCTACATgctatgaaaaaacaaaatgttattcTCCCTCAAAATCGAATTGCCCATTCTCTGTAGGCCTAATAGCTTGATATGTTTTTCAACTATTAGTGTCAGAATAATCTTTACAGGGAAAACTGTCTAATACACTATATTGTCCTAATTAAAACGTGTGTTTGGATTTTCAATAATCTTAAATCTTAAAAAGATATGAATTTGTAATAATTTACATTAGGCCTTAAGGATAATACGGGCACCACTTGAAGGCCTACATGCATTCGCTCTATAGGTGGCGCTACACGCCCATTGATGGTTTGTACC is a window of Perca fluviatilis chromosome 16, GENO_Pfluv_1.0, whole genome shotgun sequence DNA encoding:
- the zar1l gene encoding ZAR1-like protein isoform X1, coding for MEGFLSTLPPYNVCANPMWAHPAQDSGWGKTEGRFMTPQGLNYLDLCKAILSQVNPSLPPRLKKANTKECGVQVNAKVDKIVQCSLGPKTLFCLEGDHAVYSKPPKSPEVFKPEGKALYNTPPMSSMRFLRPVSIYSPLFDRRIFKKKLCDDDGSGGEAEAAEQAESDKHDETDPSGEDTVKDFNPTFHRSSKGSSFQFLEQRYGFFHCKKCNIRWESAYVWCISGTSKVYYKQLCRKCQVGFNPYRVESILCKGCSQTCCSCEKKQRHINMKRPHRQDLCCRCKGMRLSCDATYSYKYIV
- the zar1l gene encoding ZAR1-like protein isoform X2, with translation MEGFLSTLPPYNVCANPMWAHPAQDSGWGKTEGRFMTPQGLNYLDLCKAILSQVNPSLPPRLKKANTKECGVQVNAKVDKIVQCSLGPKTLFCLEGDHAVYSKPPKSPEVFKPEGKALYNTPPMSSMRFLRPVSIYSPLFDRRIFKKKLCDDDGSGGEAEAAEQAESDKHDETDPSGEDTVKDFNPTFHRSSKGSSFQFLEQRYGFFHCKKCNIRWESAYVWCISGTSKVYYKQLCRKCQVGFNPYRVESILCKVHLLVLLKE